A stretch of the Gammaproteobacteria bacterium genome encodes the following:
- a CDS encoding SDR family oxidoreductase encodes MTGRDLTDAVVVITGAAGGLGAAMSRRFAKAGARLALLDIDDAALGALGADLPGAVTAVCDLTDFEQVERAMAHVVASLGGVDVLINNAGLTHRSAFADTDLSVLRRVMEVNYFGAVHATKAALASIVERQGAIVAISSVAGFAPLLGRSGYVASKHALGGFFETLRAELRGTGVDVTIVAPTFVDTPFRFRTLDGDGSITDHPQSRVGSMLSPEQVADALLRAVKRRRPFVVLGRVGKLTRLLVRVTPALYERLMARSLRSELER; translated from the coding sequence GTGACAGGCCGTGACCTGACCGACGCCGTCGTGGTGATCACCGGGGCTGCGGGAGGCCTCGGCGCTGCGATGAGCCGCCGTTTCGCCAAGGCAGGCGCCCGCCTGGCGCTGCTCGACATCGACGATGCGGCCCTCGGCGCTCTCGGCGCCGACCTGCCCGGAGCCGTGACGGCAGTGTGCGATCTCACCGACTTCGAGCAGGTCGAACGCGCAATGGCGCACGTGGTCGCGAGCCTCGGCGGTGTCGACGTGCTGATCAACAATGCCGGTCTCACTCACCGCAGCGCTTTCGCCGACACCGACCTGTCGGTGTTGCGCCGGGTCATGGAGGTCAACTACTTCGGGGCGGTGCACGCCACCAAAGCGGCCCTGGCCTCGATCGTCGAGCGGCAGGGAGCGATCGTAGCAATCAGTTCGGTGGCAGGGTTCGCTCCCCTGCTGGGCCGCAGCGGGTATGTGGCGTCCAAGCACGCCCTCGGCGGGTTCTTCGAGACGCTGCGAGCCGAGCTGCGCGGCACCGGTGTCGATGTGACGATCGTGGCGCCGACCTTCGTCGACACTCCGTTTCGGTTCCGCACGCTCGACGGGGACGGGTCGATCACGGACCATCCGCAGTCACGGGTCGGCTCGATGCTGTCCCCCGAGCAGGTCGCCGACGCGCTCCTCCGAGCCGTGAAGCGCCGCCGGCCTTTCGTGGTGCTCGGCAGGGTCGGCAAGCTGACCCGGTTGCTCGTACGCGTCACACCG